CATTTAGAATAAGCCCTTGAAATGAGAAAATCAATTGTCTGCAGAAGGTTTACTGATAAACCTTAGAGAGCATGGAGGTAGATAACAAGTCCAGGTGAGATCTTTGACATAAACAGCAGCGAAACTTCACTGCATCCCCACATTTTAGACTATAAGTCAGTAgtatattataattaatttcaaaCAAAATCCAAGATAggatatttttatgaaaaaggcCAACACTATGCTGTGACCTTAGAGAAAAGATAAACCTAAAAAGTGAGAAAGACCACAGTGGAGTTCAGAGACTTACCAGAAGAGAATTAGTCGCAAACACTTCTGCAATGCTAAATGTTCCATAAGCTGCAATAGTCAACTACTACTGTAAGATATGACAAGGAGTGTGGGCATGCAATTACGATTGTCAGCCTCCACAACGAAACTACAGCTCGTTGTGGTTACTAGGTTAGATGAACAGTGTTCAAGTTCTCCACTTCGAACAGCCTCATGTTCATATTAGATATGCTGCAGAGACTAGTGGAAACCCCTACCCAACGCTACTGAAGTATTTATAGTACCAAATAATACATTGTTGGTAGAGACTCCAACCAACCTTTTTTGGTAATGGAAATCACCAGGAATTTTTCCGAATGAGGTGGTTAATCTCTGCCTCACTTTTTAAGGTCATTATAAGGAGATTGATTGAGTGGCATGTATTACCTCCAACGAGCATAGCTGACAGTTGCATCATCAATGAGGACCACGTACCTCCACACATACATAGACAACCATAGATTTCATTCGCCCATTCTTCATTGCATCATTTCTTAGTGAGtgtgacattatttttggatcaaaaCCTGAACGTTATTGCTGTTGGTGAGTTTGCTGGGTCTTTTGCAACTTCCCTTCCATATGATGAGGATATCGTTTTTGGGCAGAGAAAAATATGGTAGTCTGTGTGGAGGTATTTAGTCCCCTCCTCATAAATATTGATAATGCAACTGTCAGGTACACATATTGGAGGTAACACCTGTCAACCGATCAATCTCCATACAATAACCCTAAAAAAATGAGGCAAGGGAATCAACCATCTGATTCTGTAGAATTCGTGGTCAACTACCATTTTTAACCTGCAATGAGTAAATATCAGATAATTAGGCCTTTCCGTCTTAATTGATCACAACAACAATCAGTACATAGCTACAGTAGAAAttcttaaaacaaaaataaaacttcCATGTAGTTCCTTAACAATTTGCCCTTGCATAATTGTAACAGAAACCAAATTGAATAATTCCACGTCCCTTTCCCCtcatccattttttttggtGCTGTGTATGTCCATACTGAAAGAGGATGATGAAGTGGACGATCAATGGTGCCCATGAGTGGCATCAGTCTTGACATAAACAAAGGGAGCTGGAAAAAGAAATGCTGATAATCAATAAAGGAATGACGAGGAACATTTCAAAAGTTTCCATTATCAAATTTGCAACTCACCAAAGTACCATTTGGTCAAGGTCGTTACTCAGGAGCGAAACCAGAAACAGAATCAATTCTATGCTAAACAGAATGAAAGATATGGAATTTCATTAGATGACCTAAGATCATGTGGAGAGGTATGGGCTTACTAGCAGAACAAAACTAACTCTTATTCGGTACTTTATTGTCAGCACAGATGGTGATTTCACAATATTTTCCCCCGCTGGTATTTACATGTAATGTCTGGCATCTTTGTCAAGGTATAAATAATTTAGTTCCTAAGTGAAGGATGAAAAAAGATTCTTTTAAATCTGCTGATGGTTAGAATGATCCTACCATTTAGAATTTAAGAAACAATATGGGTCTTAAGCAGGACCATCATTTGTTGGGATCTTCATACCATTTTGATCCTAAGCGTACAAAAATTATAGATTGGTACGATCTATACCGTACCAATCTAATTTTCACAAATCCTCACATCGCAATCTGCCTATCTAGATGTTCGTCATAAAAAGATTGACTTTCTTGTAAATCTACTTAAGAGATGACATGAGCCTTATAGTCATGCccgttttctttttattatcatGAGTGGATCTCTATGTTTAAGATTGCATTATCACTTTCAAGATTCGCTTTATTCATGCTAGATCAGCGTTGCCATTATATGATAATGTCAAATCTTGGTGTTCTTGCGCATTCATGACAAGTCTTGAATGGTTTTAGATGTCTTCACGTGATTCTTGAAAGTTCTTATATGTCTTGCATAGATCTTGAGCATTCTTGCACGTTCTTGATGAATCTTAAGGGTTCTTGCATGTTACCATGTGTTCTTGATGcatcttgatttttcttgatagtaatTTGTATGATAGAAAGCTCTAGATAATCTTTCCTGCATATAAGTGAGTAGTTATAATCAAGATTTCAACTTTAACCATTAACATTAATCATGTAGCATTTTAAGTATGATAATTAGGTTAGTGTCTTAGTTTATGCATGTTTGAATCGAAGCATGCAAGATAGATCAGGTTATGCATATTTTAGattaaatacataaatttcGGTCAATCTGTTGTTGGAATTAATTTCACTTACTCATGTTAGTAAGGTGATGAAAGATTAGACTAGTGTCTCATTTAAGTTGCATCTAAATTGTCGTTGCATAATAGAATTGATTCATATTTAGTTCTATCTCATATAAAATAATAGTTATGACATTTAGTGATGTTAATTCGGCTATGTGCAGTCACGCCATCTAGGGAGGTCACAGCATTATGTAGTTTTTAGGgtttaaatttaaattcattATGTTGATTTGAACAACAAAACACAACATATTAGACTAAGTTCTATTTTAGATAGTTTTGCATCAGAACAATAAGTGCACCATAATTTGATAgtacatgcatcatcatataaGCAGTAGGTGTTAATATCAAGCATGCATAGATCATACTATTGAATTATAGTTCACAGGTTCTGTCCCAGGCCTATGCTTCTctagaagaagaaaacagtAAGATGGACaaatctcaagatttttcaTACCGTGGAGTCCTTGCTTGCGAACACTGCAAATTGAACAACGCCAAGATGGCACCGGCCTTCTGATCTGAATTTCTTTGATAAGCATCACCAAACAAGAGAAGGGAAATAGTGTCTTCATTTAGGTTTCCACTTTGCCACATACAATAGTTCTTCTCTCTAGAACTAGTCTTTGGACTCCCCTTCTCAGCCAACGCCCTAATCTGGATCTCTTTTGCAGACAGGAACACTGTTTGACTCACAAACTTAGCAATATCTTCATCCAGACCAACAATCAAATAATTAGTATACCCCTTCCCTTTATGTTGGTGAACCAGACCTCCAACATATCCTTCACGTTTGAGTTGGCCAGGGCAACTACTAGCTCTCTTTTAACCACGACTTTCTCCAATATCTTTGCTAATCTCAGATTCACAGATTCATCAGGGACAATAGTAGAATTGGCTCTTGAACCCTTAACAGTACCAATTGGCCCAGCTTTCTGCTGTTTACCCAGCGCAAGAACTTGCTTCCGAGCCTCCTCTTTCCCCTGTTCAGCtaacttaagcttttgaatTGACTCCCAAACTTCCAATTTTAGCTCACCATTTTTCTGCAAAAGAGCAACATACTCAAACTTCAACATGTTCATCTGCAAAAATGATTCAAGACAGCTGGAAGAGGACCCTACTTAGCAGCCAGACGATAAAAGAATTTGCTTGTGGCATTTGCAGGATATCCACGAAAGACAAGTTAAGGCTCATCATTCCATCAAAATTATGAACTCCATTTCCATTTAAGGCTTACGTCTAGCTCACAGCTCTCAGGCCCTTGTTCACATGTTTCAATCTGAAAACAAATGATGTGATATCAAGAAACCACTTTGACCTATATGTCTGCATGTAGGTACAAAATGCACATGAAGAATAACTCAAGTAGCGAGAGAATGACGAACATGAAAGTTGAAGCATAACATGTTTCCCATCAGATTGAAAAGAAGCCCAGAATTTTCGTTTCTTACAAGAAAGTCCATCAATTCCTCAAGTAAAAGCATCCCAAGtactcatttctttctttcatgaAGTATACCTCAACCGATGTCTTAACTCAAGCAAAGATAACCTAAAACCTCGTATAAAATCACAGTAACATCGCAACACAGGAGTCTTGAAACCGTAAGTCTCAACCTGCAAAAGTCGAAATCAAGATTGTAAAATTAGATAACACTAAGGAACCTCGAGAAATTCGAGCTTATCTACAAAATGAGGGGCAAAAAAAGAACTCCACTTTTCTGTTCTCCTGATCTCTTGCCATGACATCAAAGAGAACGGTCACCTCCAACCGACCCTCACGACCTCCCAGGAAGTTACTCAACCCACAGCAATTCAAACCAACTAGCCAACCGGAATTTGCAGAAATTGCAGTTCAGGGGAAGAGAGAATAGGAAGAAACCGAGCTAGAACAGGGGGAAAACGGACAAAAACACACAGGAGGTTTGCTTCTATTCCATTTCAAGCTCTCTCCCTCTTGAGTCTCAGTAGTCTGGGAAGTAAAAATGGAGGAGGAACAGGCAGATGGCTAACCGACAAAATCCGATCCCGACGCAGGCGGACTGCATGTCGCCGGGAACTTCTTACATT
Above is a window of Eucalyptus grandis isolate ANBG69807.140 chromosome 9, ASM1654582v1, whole genome shotgun sequence DNA encoding:
- the LOC104418821 gene encoding arabinosyltransferase RRA3-like, with the translated sequence MNVRSSRRHAVRLRRDRILSKNGELKLEVWESIQKLKLAEQGKEEARKQVLALGKQQKAGPIGTVKGSRANSTIVPDESVNLRLAKILEKVVVKRELVVALANSNVKDMLEVWFTNIKGRGILII